The following coding sequences are from one Scomber japonicus isolate fScoJap1 chromosome 3, fScoJap1.pri, whole genome shotgun sequence window:
- the grm6b gene encoding glutamate receptor, metabotropic 6b → MTSEARSSHQCCRDRTSSRYRIWFGLLWVLLAGISPGSWAQQGAQPQSIKIEGDIKLGGLFPVHSRGPAGVPCGDIKREKGIHRLEAMLYALDQINSDPDLLPNITLGARILDTCSRDTYALEQSLTFVQALIQKDNSDVRCSNGEPPIIPKPERVVGVIGASGSSVSIMVANVLRLFAIPQISYASTAPELSDNSRYEFFSRVVPPDSYQAQAMVDIVKAMGWNYVSTIASEGNYGESGVDAFQQISRETGGLSIAQSIKIPREPRPGEFEKVIKRLMETSNARGVIIFANEDDIKRVLQAAKKANLTGHFLFVGSDSWGAKSSPIQDLEEVAEGAVTILPKRASIDGFDQYFTSRSLENNRRNIWFAEFWEDDFKCKLTRPGIKYELGRRKCTSEERISRDSQYEQEGKVQFVIDAVYAMAHALHSMHLDLCPGYMGVCEKMDPVEGRMLLQYIRSVNFNGSAGTGVMFNENGDAPGRYDIFQYQLSNVSNPGYRNIGQWTNHLRLNSEEMQWSGGDRKIPESVCSFPCEMGEKKKMVKGVPVCWHCELCDGYQYLLDEFSCDMCPFDMRPTENRTGCRPTPIIKLEWSSPWAVIPVFLAILGILATSGVIITFIRFNDTPIVRASGRELSYVLLTGIFLIYLITFLMIAEPSTAVCAFRRLLLGLGMAISYSAMLTKTNRIYRIFEQGQKSVTPPKFISPTSQLIITFILISVQLLGVFIWFGVMPPHTIIDYEEQKPPNPEFARGVLKCDMSDLSLMLCLSYSIVLMVTCTVYAIKSRGVPETFNEAKPIGFTMYTTCIVWLAFVPIFFGTAQSTEKMFIQTTTLTVSMSLSATVSLGMLYIPKVYVIIFHPEQNVQKRKRSVKAAPAATTVSQKSNDKQNGESKIVPDRSQ, encoded by the exons atgacatcagagGCCCGCTCATCCCATCAATGCTGCCGGGACCGTACATCATCCAGATACAGGATATGGTTTGGGCTACTGTGGGTGCTGCTGGCAGGCATCAGTCCGGGCTCATGGGCCCAGCAGGGCGCCCAGCCGCAATCCATCAAAATCGAGGGCGACATCAAATTGGGTGGGCTGTTCCCGGTGCACTCGCGGGGGCCTGCTGGGGTGCCCTGCGGGGATATCAAGAGAGAAAAGGGGATCCATCGACTGGAGGCCATGCTGTACGCCCTGGACCAGATCAACAGCGACCCGGACTTGCTGCCTAACATCACTCTGGGGGCCCGGATCCTGGACACCTGCTCCAGAGACACCTACGCCCTGGAGCAGTCGCTCACCTTTGTCCAGGCCCTGATCCAGAAGGACAACTCAGACGTGCGCTGTTCGAATGGGGAACCTCCAATCATCCCTAAACCAGAGAGGGTGGTTGGGGTGATTGGGGCATCTGGTAGCTCTGTGTCCATCATGGTGGCCAATGTGCTCAGATTGTTTGCG ATCCCCCAGATCAGCTATGCCTCCACTGCCCCGGAGCTGAGTGACAATAGCCGCTACGAGTTCTTCTCCCGTGTGGTGCCTCCTGACTCCTACCAGGCCCAGGCTATGGTGGACATCGTCAAAGCCATGGGCTGGAACTACGTTTCCACGATTGCCTCTGAGGGCAACTATGGAGAAAGCGGTGTTGACGCCTTCCAACAGATATCCAGAGAAACAG GAGGGCTGTCTATTGCACAGTCCATAAAGATACCCAGAGAACCTAGACCAGGGGAGTTTGAGAAGGTCATCAAGAGACTTATGGAGACATCAAACGCTCGCGGGGTCATCATCTTTGCTAATGAAGACGACATCAA GCGAGTGTTGCAGGCTGCCAAAAAGGCCAACCTGACaggccacttcctgtttgttggCTCTGACAGCTGGGGGGCCAAGAGCTCCCCCATTCAGGACCTGGAGGAGGTGGCTGAGGGTGCTGTCACCATCTTGCCCAAAAGAGCCTCTATTGACG GATTTGACCAGTACTTTACTTCGAGATCTCtggaaaacaacagaagaaACATCTGGTTTGCAGAATTTTGGGAGGATGACTTCAAGTGCAAACTGACTCGCCCTGGTATCAAATATGAACTTGGTAGAAGAAAATGTACAA GTGAAGAAAGAATCAGTCGAGATtctcagtatgaacaagagggcAAAGTTCAGTTTGTGATTGATGCTGTTTATGCCATGGCCCACGCCTTGCATAGCATGCACCTGGACCTGTGTCCTGGCTACATGGGTGTCTGTGAAAAGATGGACCCTGTGGAAGGACGGATGCTCCTCCAGTACATCCGCTCTGTCAACTTCAACG GCAGTGCAGGAACAGGAGTGATGTTCAATGAGAACGGAGACGCCCCTGGTCGTTATGACATCTTCCAGTATCAATTGTCGAATGTCAGCAACCCTGGCTACAGGAATATTGGCCAATGGACAAACCATCTACGACTCAAT TCGGAGGAGATGCAGTGGTCAGGCGGTGATCGTAAGATCCCTGAGTCAGTGTGCAGTTTCCCCTGTGAGATgggtgagaagaagaagatggtaAAAGGCGTTCCAGTCTGCTGGCACTGCGAGCTCTGTGATGGTTACCAGTACCTGCTGGATGAGTTCTCCTGTGACATGTGCCCCTTCGACATGAGACCAACAGAGAACCGTACAGGTTGCCGGCCAACACCCATCATCAAGCTGGAGTGGAGCTCTCCCTGGGCCGTCATCCCTGTCTTTTTGGCAATCCTAGGAATCCTGGCCACCAGTGGGGTCATTATCACCTTCATCCGCTTCAACGACACGCCCATTGTTCGGGCATCTGGCAGAGAGCTCAGTTATGTGTTGCTGACGGGCATCTTCCTCATCTACCTCATCACATTCCTCATGATTGCAGAGCCCAGTACCGCTGTTTGCGCTTTCCGCAGGCTGCTGCTGGGCCTCGGCATGGCTATCAGCTACTCTGCCATGCTCACAAAGACGAACCGGATCTACCGCATCTTTGAGCAGGGCCAGAAGTCGGTAACACCCCCGAAATTCATCAGCCCCACCTCTCAGCTGATTATCACCTTCATACTCATTTCAGTGCAG TTACTTGGGGTGTTCATCTGGTTTGGTGTGATGCCCCCTCACACCATCATTGACTACGAGGAGCAGAAGCCTCCAAACCCAGAGTTTGCCCGTGGGGTCCTCAAGTGTGACATGTCTGACCTGTCGCTCATGTTGTGTCTGAGCTACAGTATCGTCCTGATGGTCACCTGCACGGTGTACGCCATCAAGAGCAGAGGAGTTCCTGAGACCTTCAACGAGGCCAAGCCCATTGGCTTCACTATGTACACCACCTGCATCGTCTGGCTTGCCTTCGTACCCATCTTTTTTGGCACCGCACAGTCTACCGAGAAG ATGTTTATCCAGACCACCACCCTGACAGTGTCCATGAGCCTGAGTGCCACCGTATCCCTGGGCATGCTCTACATCCCCAAAGTCTATGTCATCATCTTCCACCCTGAGCAGAACGTCCAGAAGAGAAAGCGCAGCGTAAAAGCCGCGCCGGCGGCGACCACCGTGTCCCAGAAGTCCAACGATAAACAGAACGGAGAGTCCAAGATTGTGCCGGACAGATCACAGTGA